The proteins below come from a single Garra rufa chromosome 25, GarRuf1.0, whole genome shotgun sequence genomic window:
- the LOC141302189 gene encoding uncharacterized protein, with protein sequence MALIKEEDEDIKIEEVFIVKQEDAEEETELMVPRMESEVLDEMQDEDQYFITGRESISCSQTENTSNKTNFTCQYCGKSFSQHGNLIVHLRIHTGEKPFSCQQCGKLFSEHGNLKVHMRIHTGEKPFTCQECGKSFTKKAALKSHINVHTGEKPYTCPLCGKHFSQQGSINRHMRTHTGEKPYLCKLCGIGFTTEPNLEYHMNIHTGEKPYACDQCEKKFSHKGTLKKHMVVHSRAPSLSFICHQCGMSFSDSDHLKNHVTSHTGEKPFMCSHCGKTCSNKTNLNLHMRIHTGEKDYICPYCGKTFRFRGNLRAHMRVHSEEKPFTCLSCGKSFTLKGNLTAHMRLHTGDRLSAT encoded by the coding sequence AACTGATGGTGCCGAGAATGGAGAGTGAAGTACTAGATGAAATGCAAGATGAAGATCAGTATTTTATAACTGGACGAGAATCAATTAGTTGCTCTCAGACAGAAAATACTTCAAATAAAACTAATTTCACCTGCCagtattgtggaaagagtttcagtcaacatgGAAACCTTATAGTCCacttgaggattcacactggagaaaagcctttctcctgccaacagtgtggaaaacttttcagtgaacatggaaatcttaaagtccacatgaggattcacactggagagaagcctttcacctgccaagagTGTGGAAAATCTTTCACTAAAAAAGCAGCCCTCAAAAGCCACATAAACGTCCACACAGgtgaaaagccttacacctgccctctgtgtggaaaacatttcagtcaacaaggaagcattaacaggcacatgagaactcacactggagagaagccgtacctCTGCAAACTTTGTGGAATAGGTTTTACAACCGAACCAAACCTTGAGTATCACATGAacattcacactggtgagaagccgtatgcatgtgatcagtgtgaaaagaagttcAGTCATAAGGGAACCCTTAAAAAGCACATGGTGGTTCACTCAAGAGCTCCCTCTCTCAGTTTTATAtgccatcagtgtggaatgagtttctCAGACAGTGATCACCTTAAAAATCATGTAAcatctcacactggagagaagccgttcatgTGCAGTCACTGTGGAAAGACTTGCTCAAACAAGACAAACCTAAAtctacacatgagaattcatactggagagaaggatTATATCTGCCCTTATTGTGGAAAGACTTTCAGATTTAGAGGAAACCTTCGggctcacatgagagttcacagcgaagaaaaaccttttacctgcctttcatgtggaaagagtttcacacttAAAGGAAACCTTACCGCTCACATGAGGCTTCACACTGGAGACAGACTTTCAGCAACATAA